The stretch of DNA TCTTGAGGAATATTCCGAAGTCTTTCCTGCTCCATTTTATCGCCGTAACGCGCAATCCATTCCGAACTGACAGGCTGCATAACCTGCCGCAAAGGCGCAGGATAGGAGCGCAAAATGGGCAAACCTGCCGAAAGCAGCGCTGCAATCCGCGCATTTTCACTTTTCTCTTCCGGCGCTTCACGTCTTTCGATAACATCTCGATAACCACGCCATAGCTGCGCTTCCGCGCTGTTATCATCGGCCTCGTCTGGAAGTTCTTCTTCTCGACCATGCAGGATCGCTACGGCACGATGCAGAAATGCTACGCCAGGACGCGCAATTCCTTCCGGGTTATCGCGTAATGCGGTTTGTAGAATAGCGTCGGCATTTACCGCATCGCCCAACGCCAACGCTGCACGCGCGGCCGTAATCCTTGCATCGAAACGCGCTCCGGGCGCTGACAAAGCCGCTCTCGTCCAAGCGCGACGATAATTCTCGCGAAGTATTTCAGGAGAAGCCGACGTCAGCGCCAAATTTTCTCCATCCAGCGCTGGCGATATAGGCGTAAGCCTAACCGGCACCGCATTTTCGCCCACAGCGTCTAGAACGAACCCATCGGGTAAGGCGCGCAATTCAAGTGAATCGGCATCCGCCCTGACAACCACTCCGGCCAAACTCGGCGTCACAACGAAGCCTGGACCATGAAACGTCGTGGAGACAAGACGAGGCCGATAAGGCGTCAGCCCTACCAACAGGCGTCTCCCCGAACGCGGATCGTCAATTTGCAACGTTTGATTGCGTCCCACCATAGCTGGCGCGTCGAAAATAATGGTTTCGCCTTTTTGTCGTGCTTCCATAGCCATGGTCGCCATTGCATCGACATTATCGCTTACTTGCCAACCGCTCTGCCCATTCTGCGTGGAGGGATACACAAATGCCGGACGAGAAGCGGTCCAAGCTATTCTGATCAGCGTCGCATGCGGCAAAACCTGGCTTTTCCACCCCGTTACATCATTTTCCGCGCTTACATTGCTCAACTCATGTGCACCTCCCGCTACCAGGAGGATTTCATCTCCTTCGCGAAAAGCCGCGACAGCCGTTTCTCTTTCCAGCGGAAACCATAAACGATGCGTATCGGCTACAACATATGCACCACGCTCCATCGGAGCCTCCACTGGAGTAGGCACATTATTCGCACTCTCTAAAGGAGGCGGCCCGGCCGGCTTTTCATTGTTCAAAAATTTTGTTGGATCGCCGACAAATTTCCATCCGCTCGGTAACGGTGGCAACTTCTCCGGCATCCACGAGATGGGATGCAGCACCAAATTGGGTTTCGGCCGAACCACCCATTCCCGCCGCACAATGAAGCCATGCCCATGCGCCCCTGCCTCTGCGGAAAGAAGTAGCCCGGCAATGACGAAAAATCCTCGCATCTGCTTAGCCCGCATCTCTGTTTCCAGGTATTAACTGCGGTCGCCGACCTGCCAGCATTTGTGTCGCCAATATTGCACGCTGCGGAGACATTGCTTCCATAATGGCCGAAGCCTTGCGCGGGCTCATCCGTTCCAAAAGAGCGACACAAACATGCAAATCGAGAATATTGAAAATCGTGGCCGCATCTGCGGGCTTCATTGCTTCGTAGATTGAGACAAGACGCGTCGCATCCTCCGCAGAAAGCGTCATGCCGCGTTCCGTAACAATATGGGCCGTTGAACCAGAGGAATGCTGCTGTAATGCTTGAAGCGCTGCATCAAGCGTATGTTTACGCTCCGATAAAGTCTTGGCTTGAATATCCAATTCATGAGAGCGCGCTTCGATTTCCTCCATCAAACTATGCTGCTCCGTATTATCGCTTGACGTCTCCGGCGCGGCGGACTGGCCGCCACAAGCAGCATCATGACGGCAGCGATCATCACTATTTAAGGAAGTATTTTGAGAAGTATTTTTTTGCGGCGCAGCATACGCCTCTTTAATAAAAAGGCTTTTATTATCCTGTTCAACCTGATGTGCCGACGGATTTAGAAGAGCACTCGCAATTGCATACGTTTTTACGAAGAATATGATCGCCATCATTCCCGTTGTTGCAGGCACGAGACGAGCGAGCGTAGGCCGTGGCCAGGACAATTCGAACATAGGCGTTACGCTTTTTGCATGCGTAGAGCGCGTAACAAGTTGCGCTCGGCAGTGCTTTTATTGGTATCCGTATTACTTTCGGCTGCATTCTCCATCCGCATACTCGCATGAGAAACTAGCGGCATTTTTTCAATACGATCGGCACATTCCT from Kozakia baliensis encodes:
- a CDS encoding tetratricopeptide repeat protein; protein product: MRGFFVIAGLLLSAEAGAHGHGFIVRREWVVRPKPNLVLHPISWMPEKLPPLPSGWKFVGDPTKFLNNEKPAGPPPLESANNVPTPVEAPMERGAYVVADTHRLWFPLERETAVAAFREGDEILLVAGGAHELSNVSAENDVTGWKSQVLPHATLIRIAWTASRPAFVYPSTQNGQSGWQVSDNVDAMATMAMEARQKGETIIFDAPAMVGRNQTLQIDDPRSGRRLLVGLTPYRPRLVSTTFHGPGFVVTPSLAGVVVRADADSLELRALPDGFVLDAVGENAVPVRLTPISPALDGENLALTSASPEILRENYRRAWTRAALSAPGARFDARITAARAALALGDAVNADAILQTALRDNPEGIARPGVAFLHRAVAILHGREEELPDEADDNSAEAQLWRGYRDVIERREAPEEKSENARIAALLSAGLPILRSYPAPLRQVMQPVSSEWIARYGDKMEQERLRNIPQEPAMELAQALANASLHPKEAMPQLERISRDADIVKAARAREAFLRASFIAHSKPPADIADALEMMRPSARIAGREVPVRLLQVQAFIAAHQWESAQRKLQELHHDEPQWSDQLMIADAALDHALMSDDKQANETPQNLAARLIALQSRAENASDIGRREELLQALADCLKSLGMVKRETEVLQKLLPLASQPGKRRTLVQRLARDLLQQNNTKAAADLLSENADTSEETAVLQAHVLLAQNDPSSADRVLSAWTGEEASELRADIAERQQDWSKAVSVLKAQPLFHMTPLGGLTFAQQYQVVRLGSDAVRADDRPLVAQLRHDQLSRITAPDLHHLFDMLTRPKVNLAQTAMLEP
- a CDS encoding MotE family protein, whose translation is MFELSWPRPTLARLVPATTGMMAIIFFVKTYAIASALLNPSAHQVEQDNKSLFIKEAYAAPQKNTSQNTSLNSDDRCRHDAACGGQSAAPETSSDNTEQHSLMEEIEARSHELDIQAKTLSERKHTLDAALQALQQHSSGSTAHIVTERGMTLSAEDATRLVSIYEAMKPADAATIFNILDLHVCVALLERMSPRKASAIMEAMSPQRAILATQMLAGRRPQLIPGNRDAG